The Bos indicus x Bos taurus breed Angus x Brahman F1 hybrid chromosome 13, Bos_hybrid_MaternalHap_v2.0, whole genome shotgun sequence genome includes a region encoding these proteins:
- the AVP gene encoding vasopressin-neurophysin 2-copeptin, translating into MPDATLPACFLSLLAFTSACYFQNCPRGGKRAMSDLELRQCLPCGPGGKGRCFGPSICCGDELGCFVGTAEALRCQEENYLPSPCQSGQKPCGSGGRCAAAGICCNDESCVTEPECREGIGFPRRVRASDRSNATLLDGPSGALLLRLVQLAGAPEPAEPAQPGVY; encoded by the exons ATGCCCGACGCCACACTGCCCGCCTGCTTCCTCAGCCTGCTGGCCTTCACCTCTGCTTGCTACTTCCAGAACTGCCCAAGGGGCGGCAAGAGGGCCATGTCCGACCTGGAGCTGAGACAG tGTCTCCCCTGCGGCCCCGGGGGCAAAGGCCGCTGCTTCGGGCCCAGCATCTGCTGCGGGGACGAGCTGGGCTGCTTCGTGGGCACGGCCGAGGCGCTGCGCTGCCAAGAGGAGAACTACCTGCCGTCGCCCTGCCAGTCCGGCCAGAAGCCCTGCGGGAGCGGGGGCCGCTGCGCCGCCGCCGGCATCTGCTGCAACGACG AGAGCTGCGTGACCGAGCCCGAGTGCCGGGAAGGTATCGGCTTCCCCCGCCGCGTTCGCGCCAGCGACCGGAGCAACGCGACCCTGCTGGACGGGCCGAGCGGGGCCTTGTTGCTGCGGCTGGTGCAGCTGGCGGGGGCGCCGGAGCCCGCGGAGCCCGCCCAGCCCGGCGTCTACTGA